TGCCTGCTCGACCTCACCGCGCGCCGAAGAAATCGGCTTGCCCGCTTCGCGGACGATCACTTCGGTGAGTTCTTCCTCGCGTTCGCGAAGCCCGACCGCAATCTGTTCACACCACTCGGCACGCTCGACGACCGACGTCTGACGCAGTTCCGGCTTGATTTCGTGGGCCGACTCGAGTGCAGTCCGTACCTCCGCTGGACCGGCGGCGACGACCTGGGCGAAGGTCCCGCCGTCGGCGAGGTCCGAGACAGACAGGGCGTCGTCGGTCTCGAGCCACTCGCCGTCGACGTAGATTCGCTCCCGTCGGTGTGCAGCTCTCGTTGCCATAGGAATGCCTTGGAAGGCCACACTGAAAATCTTTACTCAGTCTCGAAAAAACAGTGCGGGTTCACCCTCGGGTCGGATAGGGGCCCTGGCAGGCAAAGGAAATATTAAGCTCTGAGATCAAACTATCTTTCCCAATATACAAAGAATTGTTTTGCCTTGGGGAAACCTTTAAGGAGGATGCCGGTGTAGCATCAGACGAGATGAGTACCCAGAAGACCGTCCGTCAGTCGGCAGACACCGTCGAGGAGAACGAACTCCGTCTCGAGCAGGAGAAGGCCGAACAGATCGTCGACGCACTGAACACCGAACTCGCGAACTCGTACGTACTGTATCACCAGCTCAAAAAGCACCACTGGGTCGTCGAGGGTGCCGAATTCCTCCCGCTGCACGAGTTCTTGGAAGAGGCCTACGAGCACGTCGAGGAAGGTGCCGACGTCATCGCTGAGCGCGCTCAGGCGCTCGGTGGCGTTCCCGTCTCCGGGCCAACGAACCAGGAGCGACGCGCGACTGTCGAGTTCGAGGGTGAGGACGTCTACGACGTCCGAACGATGTTCCAGAACGACCTCGAGATGTACGGTGACATCATCGAGTCGATGCGCGACAGCATCGAACTCGCCGAGAACCTCGGCGACTACGCGACCGTCGAAATCCTCCGCGAGATTCTCGTCACGCTGGAGGATGACGCCCACCACTTCGAGCACTACCTCGAAGACGACACGCTGGTGCTCGAAGAGGCGACGAAGTAAGCAGGCGACCGCGTCGACGAAGGCGGACTTGTTTTTGCGGTAGCGAACACATCATTTTTCACGCCACATACGACCGGCCCACAGCGTGTCGTGCTGTGTCTCGCCAACCTCGAATCACAACTCGCCGCTCACGGGAGAGAACTCGATGCCGTCCTGCAACTCACGATTTACTTACCGACATGGCTGCGTACGACGAGATCAACGCGGTCTACGAGCAACACTTCCAGGAGAGCGATCCAGCGCAGACGACCGTCGGCGTCTGTGAACTTCTCGGCGGTGCATCGGTAACGCTCGATGCCGTCACTGCACTCGAGTAGCACTCGAACCAGAAGCCACTGGGTCAAGAGACGTCACTGCTAAAATGCTGAAATCGAGACCGACACCCAGTGGAAACTCACATCAGCAGAATCGGGCACCGAACTCGAGATGAAACTTGAATTAGGGGTCGAGATCGACGGTCAGATCGGTCGCGATCCAGCCATCAGTGTTGTCTCGTTCGGTGAACACGATCTTTCCGGGGCGCGTTTCGTGACAGGAGACGATTGCAGTTGGCTGCTCGGGTTCCGCGTCGGCATCGGTATCCACGTTACGGGCGGGCACGTCCATCACGAGAAGTTAGGTGAGCCTAATTCTAAAAAGGTTTTGGTCAGCCTAAACCTTGGCGGGTTGAATAGTCATTCGAGCCTGAACGCGGCGAGACAGAGTAACGCACTGCCAGGGATGCACTGGCAGAGGTAGTATCAAACGGCCGGCCGGCGAACGATGTCACATGGAGTTCGACGTCATCCAGGGTGACATCGCCGCACAGTCCGCAGACGTACTCGTCAACGCCGCCGGCACCAGCCTCGAGATGGGGTCCGGCGTCGCCGGCGCACTCCGCCGACGCGCCGGTGACGAACTCAACGACGAGGCGGTGGAGAAGGGACCCATCGACCTCGGCGAGGTGGCAGTCACGGATGCCTACGACTTAGACGCCGAGTACGTCATCCACGCCGCCGCGATGCCCCACTACGGAGACGGCGAGGCCACCGAAGAGAGCATCCGCGACGCGACACGGAACACACTCGAGTGCGCGGACGAACTCGAGTGTGAGTCGCTCGTCTTGCCGGCCCTCGGTTGCGGTGTCGCAGGGTTCGAACTGGAAACAGGAGCGTCGATTATCGGCGCGGAGTTGGGGACGTACGAACCAGAAACACTCAGCGACGTTCGATTCATCGCGTACAGCAACGAGGAGTACGAGACGCTTCGGGCGGCGACGGGGAAGGCGGAGCAGTCAGAGATGAACGAAGAGCGTGAAGCAGATCGATAAAACCGCGAACAAGAAGCCGAACAGCGTCAGGACAGCGACAAGCCGCGAACCTCGACCGACTCGCCCGCTTCGACGCGGCCGATGAGTTGGCCGTCCGTCTCCGCGACGAGTGCCTCGGCTCGCTCCTCGGGGAGCGCGACGACGAACCCGGTTCCCATGTTGAACGTCCGGTGCATCTCCTCGTCAGTCACGTTGCCCTCCGCCTGTACGAACTCGAAAATCGGCTGTGCCGGGAGCGGGTCGTCGACCACGTACTTCCGGTCACCCATCCGCAGGAGATTCGTCCAGCCCCCGCCGGTCACGTGGGCCGCGGCGTGGACGCTGTGCTCGTGCATGGACTCGAGTAGGTCAGTGTAGATGCGGGTCGGGCGCAGGAGTTCCTCGCCGATGGTTCGGTCGGTGTCGTGTGGGAATGGATCGTCGTAGTCGTGGTTTCGGGTGACGGCTTCGCGAGCGAGCGTGAGCCCGTTGGAGTGGATGCCGTTGGAGGCGAAGCCGACGAGCATGTCCCCGACCTGTGCGTCGCCGTCGAAGACGTCGTCCTTGTCGGCCAGACCGACGCAGGTCCCCGCGAGGTCGAAGCCCTCGACGACGTCGGGCATGACGGCGGTTTCGCCGCCGAGCATGGTGAGGTCGGCCTGTTCGAGGCCGAC
The DNA window shown above is from Natrialba magadii ATCC 43099 and carries:
- the purM gene encoding phosphoribosylformylglycinamidine cyclo-ligase yields the protein MTAPADDGNSDDSDQLTYADTGVDIEASEDATAALLEAFGSDLTTEYAGLLDIGDRYLALATDGVGTKLLVAEAVDDASSIGIDCIAMNVNDLVAAGVTPVGFVDYLAIDDPDETLTNEIGEGLAVGLEQADLTMLGGETAVMPDVVEGFDLAGTCVGLADKDDVFDGDAQVGDMLVGFASNGIHSNGLTLAREAVTRNHDYDDPFPHDTDRTIGEELLRPTRIYTDLLESMHEHSVHAAAHVTGGGWTNLLRMGDRKYVVDDPLPAQPIFEFVQAEGNVTDEEMHRTFNMGTGFVVALPEERAEALVAETDGQLIGRVEAGESVEVRGLSLS
- a CDS encoding macro domain-containing protein; this encodes MEFDVIQGDIAAQSADVLVNAAGTSLEMGSGVAGALRRRAGDELNDEAVEKGPIDLGEVAVTDAYDLDAEYVIHAAAMPHYGDGEATEESIRDATRNTLECADELECESLVLPALGCGVAGFELETGASIIGAELGTYEPETLSDVRFIAYSNEEYETLRAATGKAEQSEMNEEREADR
- a CDS encoding RidA family protein produces the protein MAAYDEINAVYEQHFQESDPAQTTVGVCELLGGASVTLDAVTALE
- the dpsA gene encoding DNA starvation/stationary phase protection protein DpsA produces the protein MSTQKTVRQSADTVEENELRLEQEKAEQIVDALNTELANSYVLYHQLKKHHWVVEGAEFLPLHEFLEEAYEHVEEGADVIAERAQALGGVPVSGPTNQERRATVEFEGEDVYDVRTMFQNDLEMYGDIIESMRDSIELAENLGDYATVEILREILVTLEDDAHHFEHYLEDDTLVLEEATK
- a CDS encoding DUF7331 family protein; this translates as MDVPARNVDTDADAEPEQPTAIVSCHETRPGKIVFTERDNTDGWIATDLTVDLDP